One region of Natronorubrum aibiense genomic DNA includes:
- the gghA gene encoding glucosylglycerol hydrolase — protein sequence MSESTGDGCAVLEERTTELCTWCADTLEAHDDPFEGAQAIVPKLGAHWRDGWAEFGFWTPELVESDVPAEDVSLEIFTPPADVDPGAAERTVSVRYDRVPTQRSGEYTWAAVSGPRAGRRERLGSLYRLVYRDDGSWETITDPLAYSVPFGAYAPAELYDIDHLDATRDDRDYFRALGTDEERIETSEHDGLPRVEPATNLLEIHPRSATDDGSLAGLTRRFETIGRKQRADEELTPAERNFAGYDGVQLMPIAPIAEGDYQPDHFEVETEPAGIDSAALEVTFRSPDMSNWGYDIVISGFGATNPAVLETSRPDELVDFIATLHDLPEPMRVVFDVALGHADNGALPLLAEQYFQGPGMYGQELDYTQPTVRAILLELQRRKMDWGADGIRVDGAQDFTNWDPETESEWHDDEFLAAMDAVTQEVAGTEYRPWMIFEDGRPWPAEDWELASTYRELIDQHPHSFQWGPVTFAHNTPAILTFWATKWWRVREVADVGSQWISGVSNHDTLRRGAQVEIGEAWNATQENPYLAETLHETIGRAYNNPASNALFYCFLPGVPMDFVHANMRAPWDFVRDTDDTWNVKVVGEAAYFVDWHISEERYDDPNHFSRLKELGFEDRDELREFVHALASAVAVTDYDFETMSTVLSTLSPPLGDGQPTTADLEQFALAWMRDLEAYCNLSHWTDEQDPERTAFDRRVRAFRHDRPWLRQDLHEDDVFDYHHPADGTVLYYGRRRAPDESEELLFVANMEGQPATAVPTELVETTCSDWEVALSTAERADVRADEPVTLADSDVVIFSRTK from the coding sequence ATGAGTGAGTCCACTGGCGACGGCTGTGCCGTCCTAGAGGAGCGGACAACCGAGTTGTGTACGTGGTGTGCCGACACGCTCGAGGCGCACGACGATCCGTTCGAGGGCGCGCAGGCGATCGTCCCGAAACTGGGTGCACACTGGCGCGACGGCTGGGCCGAGTTCGGGTTCTGGACGCCCGAACTCGTCGAGAGCGACGTTCCGGCTGAGGACGTCTCCCTCGAGATCTTCACGCCGCCAGCCGACGTCGACCCAGGAGCAGCCGAACGGACTGTCTCGGTCCGGTACGATCGCGTCCCGACACAGCGATCGGGCGAGTACACCTGGGCAGCGGTTTCGGGACCGCGTGCCGGCCGCCGGGAGAGACTCGGCTCGCTGTATCGACTCGTCTACCGCGACGACGGCTCGTGGGAGACGATCACCGACCCGCTCGCGTACTCGGTCCCGTTCGGTGCGTACGCACCTGCCGAACTGTACGATATCGATCACCTCGATGCGACACGCGACGATCGGGACTACTTCCGGGCCCTCGGCACCGACGAGGAACGCATCGAAACGAGCGAGCACGACGGGCTACCACGCGTCGAGCCCGCGACCAATCTGCTCGAGATCCATCCCCGGAGTGCGACCGACGACGGCTCGCTTGCGGGACTGACCCGCCGATTCGAGACGATCGGCCGCAAACAGCGCGCGGACGAGGAACTGACCCCAGCGGAACGGAACTTCGCTGGCTACGACGGCGTCCAGTTGATGCCGATCGCCCCGATCGCCGAGGGCGACTACCAGCCCGATCACTTCGAGGTGGAGACCGAACCGGCGGGCATCGACTCGGCCGCCCTCGAGGTCACGTTCCGGAGCCCCGACATGAGCAACTGGGGGTACGACATCGTGATCTCGGGGTTCGGAGCGACCAACCCCGCCGTCCTCGAGACCAGCCGACCCGACGAACTCGTCGATTTCATCGCGACGCTGCACGACCTGCCGGAGCCGATGCGCGTCGTCTTCGACGTCGCGCTCGGTCATGCGGACAACGGGGCGCTCCCGCTGCTGGCCGAGCAGTACTTCCAGGGACCGGGGATGTACGGCCAAGAACTCGACTACACGCAGCCGACAGTCCGGGCAATCCTGCTCGAACTCCAGCGCCGGAAGATGGACTGGGGTGCCGACGGGATCAGAGTCGACGGAGCCCAGGATTTCACCAACTGGGACCCGGAGACGGAGTCGGAGTGGCACGACGACGAGTTTCTGGCGGCGATGGACGCCGTCACCCAAGAGGTCGCCGGCACCGAGTACCGTCCCTGGATGATCTTCGAGGACGGCCGCCCCTGGCCCGCCGAGGACTGGGAACTAGCCTCGACGTACCGCGAACTCATCGACCAGCATCCCCACTCGTTCCAGTGGGGGCCGGTGACGTTCGCGCACAACACCCCTGCAATCCTCACCTTCTGGGCGACGAAGTGGTGGCGTGTCCGCGAGGTCGCCGACGTTGGCAGCCAGTGGATCTCGGGTGTGTCCAATCACGACACGCTCCGTCGTGGCGCACAGGTCGAAATCGGCGAAGCCTGGAACGCCACTCAGGAGAACCCCTATCTGGCCGAGACGCTCCACGAGACGATCGGACGCGCGTACAACAACCCCGCTTCGAACGCCCTCTTTTACTGTTTCCTGCCGGGCGTGCCGATGGACTTCGTCCACGCGAACATGCGTGCCCCCTGGGATTTCGTCCGCGATACCGACGACACGTGGAACGTCAAAGTCGTCGGCGAGGCGGCCTATTTCGTCGACTGGCACATCTCCGAAGAGCGATACGACGATCCCAACCACTTCTCCCGACTCAAGGAGCTCGGGTTCGAGGACCGTGACGAACTCCGAGAGTTCGTTCACGCGCTCGCCTCGGCCGTCGCCGTCACCGACTACGACTTCGAGACGATGTCGACCGTTCTCTCGACGCTCTCCCCGCCGCTCGGCGACGGCCAACCGACTACAGCCGATCTCGAGCAGTTCGCCCTCGCCTGGATGCGCGATCTCGAGGCGTACTGCAACCTGTCTCACTGGACGGACGAACAGGACCCCGAGCGAACCGCCTTCGATCGACGGGTTCGGGCATTTCGCCACGACCGGCCGTGGCTCCGTCAGGATCTCCACGAAGACGACGTCTTCGACTATCACCACCCCGCCGACGGAACGGTGCTCTACTACGGACGGCGACGAGCTCCTGACGAGAGCGAGGAACTGCTGTTCGTAGCGAACATGGAAGGCCAGCCCGCGACCGCCGTCCCGACCGAACTCGTCGAGACGACCTGCAGCGACTGGGAGGTCGCACTCTCGACCGCCGAGCGCGCGGACGTACGCGCCGACGAGCCCGTAACGCTTGCCGACAGCGACGTCGTCATCTTCTCGCGGACGAAGTAA
- a CDS encoding tyrosine-type recombinase/integrase, which translates to MVEINFEIVPRKAETYLNSKQLVDYENKRREFVEWLLVFGKKPEKVEGYSEYTARATTYRIGVFERYVWEKEEEYVPVLTRDHADDYVMHLAKEDYSGSHRCNTRDALVRYFKWRHHQHGEEKWEPKISFSKDQNTQPRDFLTVQERRKVREAALDYGSIPSYRSLSPEERAEWKKYVSQRLRKPLEEVSPDDWERVNGWKLTSIVWTSLDAGLRPAEVGRAKVSWVDTENEVLRIPVEESTKNRDNWLVSISSQTAEALERWIEERDQRELYDDTDALWLTRFGNPYDSQSLKRLLHNLCEEAGIDTENRKMSWYSIRYSVGTYMTREEDLAAAQAQLRHRSVQTTMKYDAAPVEDRQDALDRMG; encoded by the coding sequence ATGGTCGAAATCAACTTCGAAATCGTCCCACGGAAGGCCGAAACGTATCTGAACAGCAAACAGCTCGTCGATTACGAGAACAAGCGGCGCGAGTTCGTCGAGTGGCTCCTTGTGTTCGGTAAAAAGCCCGAGAAGGTCGAGGGCTACTCCGAGTACACCGCGCGCGCCACGACGTACCGCATCGGCGTTTTCGAACGCTACGTGTGGGAGAAAGAAGAGGAGTACGTCCCAGTGCTGACTCGAGACCACGCCGACGATTACGTGATGCATCTGGCGAAGGAGGACTACAGTGGCTCGCACAGGTGTAACACTCGAGACGCGCTGGTTCGCTACTTCAAGTGGCGACACCACCAGCATGGCGAGGAGAAGTGGGAGCCGAAGATCTCCTTCTCGAAGGATCAGAACACGCAGCCGCGTGACTTCCTGACCGTACAGGAGCGCAGAAAGGTTCGGGAAGCCGCACTTGATTACGGCTCGATCCCGAGTTACCGCTCGCTCTCACCGGAAGAGCGTGCAGAGTGGAAGAAGTACGTCTCACAACGGTTGCGGAAGCCGCTCGAGGAGGTATCTCCCGATGATTGGGAGCGAGTCAACGGATGGAAGCTGACGTCGATCGTGTGGACGAGCTTGGACGCGGGCCTTCGGCCAGCGGAAGTCGGCCGCGCGAAAGTCTCGTGGGTGGACACGGAAAACGAAGTGCTCCGCATTCCCGTTGAGGAGTCCACCAAGAACCGCGATAATTGGCTCGTAAGCATCTCCTCGCAGACCGCAGAAGCACTCGAGCGGTGGATCGAAGAACGCGATCAACGGGAACTCTACGACGATACGGACGCACTGTGGCTCACCCGCTTCGGAAACCCGTACGATTCGCAGTCGCTCAAACGACTACTCCACAATCTGTGCGAGGAAGCAGGGATCGACACGGAAAACCGGAAGATGAGCTGGTACTCGATCCGATACTCGGTCGGGACGTACATGACTCGAGAAGAGGATCTGGCCGCTGCGCAGGCGCAATTGCGTCACAGGAGCGTACAGACGACGATGAAGTACGACGCTGCCCCGGTCGAAGATCGCCAGGACGCACTCGACAGAATGGGATGA
- a CDS encoding succinylglutamate desuccinylase/aspartoacylase family protein → MATGTHTAEAVTLARLPSGVELTTTIHRYRGPVDGPTCYVQGAQHGREINGTETLRRFHERLSLEQLSGTVVAVPVANPLTFDRVSYTTPEVLDSVNPNMNRVWPGDADGSLHQRMAARLWTEIEQADAVVDLHTGSPEMLPHVVYQEGDEDARRLAEAFGTELLLAERADDDATVEWHRRGFAGKLRVTAAEEGIPSITPELAHNKQIVEDVVEAGVEGLFDVCRSLEMLPGNVPDRDQTVARNHLGQVTATDSGLFRPEPALEVGQFVDEGTTLGTVYDPTTYEPLYEAVADRSGLLYVLTQEATVVAGDRLASVAEIDEA, encoded by the coding sequence ATGGCCACCGGAACGCATACCGCCGAAGCGGTGACACTCGCGCGGCTTCCCTCCGGCGTGGAACTCACGACGACGATTCACCGGTATCGCGGCCCCGTTGACGGGCCGACCTGCTACGTTCAGGGGGCCCAGCACGGCCGTGAGATCAACGGGACCGAAACGCTTCGCCGATTTCACGAGCGCCTGTCGCTCGAGCAGTTGTCGGGAACCGTCGTCGCCGTCCCTGTCGCGAACCCGCTGACGTTCGATCGCGTCTCCTACACCACACCGGAAGTGCTCGACAGCGTCAACCCGAACATGAACCGAGTCTGGCCGGGTGACGCCGACGGCAGTCTCCACCAGCGGATGGCCGCCCGCCTCTGGACCGAGATCGAACAGGCCGATGCCGTCGTCGACCTCCACACGGGGAGCCCGGAGATGCTGCCACACGTGGTCTACCAGGAAGGCGACGAGGACGCCCGGCGACTCGCCGAAGCGTTCGGCACCGAACTCTTACTCGCCGAACGGGCAGACGACGACGCCACAGTCGAGTGGCACCGGCGCGGCTTCGCGGGCAAACTCCGCGTCACCGCCGCCGAGGAGGGAATCCCGTCGATCACGCCCGAACTCGCACACAACAAACAGATCGTCGAGGACGTCGTCGAGGCCGGCGTCGAGGGATTGTTCGACGTCTGTCGCTCACTCGAGATGCTGCCCGGGAACGTTCCCGATCGAGACCAGACGGTCGCTCGCAACCACCTCGGACAGGTCACCGCCACCGACTCCGGGCTGTTCCGGCCCGAGCCAGCGCTCGAGGTCGGCCAGTTCGTCGACGAGGGGACGACGCTCGGAACAGTGTACGATCCGACGACGTACGAACCGCTCTACGAGGCGGTAGCGGATCGGAGCGGCCTTCTCTACGTGCTCACGCAGGAGGCGACCGTCGTCGCGGGAGACCGACTCGCGAGCGTCGCAGAGATCGATGAGGCATAA
- a CDS encoding peptidylprolyl isomerase, producing MGDVTATLHTNRGDIEVELYDERAPRTVDNFVGLATGGKTWTDPETGEEVEGEPLYDDVAFHRIIEGFMIQGGDPTETGRGGPGYQFDDEFHDDLRHDDAGILSMANSGPNTNGSQFFITLDAQPHLDGRHSVFGKVTDGMDVVREIGSVDTDRNDKPRDEVVLESVSVDYE from the coding sequence ATGGGAGACGTAACTGCGACCCTGCACACGAACCGCGGCGACATCGAGGTCGAACTCTATGACGAGCGCGCACCGCGCACCGTCGACAACTTCGTCGGGCTGGCTACGGGCGGTAAGACGTGGACCGACCCCGAGACGGGCGAGGAAGTCGAAGGCGAGCCACTGTACGACGACGTCGCCTTCCACCGCATCATCGAGGGCTTCATGATTCAGGGCGGCGACCCAACCGAAACCGGTCGCGGCGGTCCCGGCTACCAGTTCGACGACGAGTTCCACGACGACCTGCGTCACGACGACGCGGGCATCCTGAGCATGGCCAACTCCGGGCCGAACACCAATGGCTCGCAGTTCTTCATTACGCTCGATGCCCAACCTCACCTCGACGGTCGCCACTCTGTCTTCGGGAAAGTCACTGACGGGATGGATGTCGTCCGCGAGATCGGCTCCGTCGACACCGACCGGAACGACAAGCCACGAGACGAGGTCGTCCTCGAGTCGGTTTCTGTCGACTACGAGTAA
- a CDS encoding IS5 family transposase produces MKRDGFVVHTKTSRFTEKVVSLAQKAVVGTPAPAYRPGEEGYADWVILAVQGLKEYLGHPYRKLMDVLREMPRVTKSLGLRPETVPHFSTVCTRKQAIPMKRWRAILDQSVELYDLGDVQAIDATGVDRVQASQHYAKRTDYTFEAVKTTLLIDCETSAILDIHCSMKQPHDTQVGWQVLVRNLDDLTTVAADKGYDWEEIRTRLRAESITPLIPQRDPGMRGWARNLLIKDRAYHQRSNAESVFFGLRRRYGDTLWSRTWFGQFRELVMKSAVRNIERAIEDLHP; encoded by the coding sequence GTGAAGCGGGACGGGTTCGTTGTGCACACGAAGACCTCCCGCTTCACAGAGAAGGTTGTATCGCTCGCTCAAAAAGCCGTCGTTGGAACGCCAGCACCGGCCTACCGTCCGGGAGAAGAAGGCTACGCTGACTGGGTGATTCTCGCCGTTCAGGGATTGAAAGAGTATCTCGGCCATCCGTACCGGAAGCTGATGGACGTCCTCCGCGAGATGCCGAGAGTGACAAAATCACTCGGATTGAGGCCTGAAACGGTTCCACACTTCTCGACGGTGTGTACGCGAAAGCAGGCAATTCCGATGAAGCGGTGGCGAGCGATCCTTGATCAGTCCGTCGAGCTGTATGATCTCGGTGATGTGCAGGCGATCGACGCAACCGGTGTCGATCGCGTCCAGGCCAGCCAGCACTACGCAAAACGGACGGACTATACGTTTGAGGCGGTGAAGACGACGCTGCTTATCGATTGTGAAACCAGTGCGATTCTCGATATACACTGCTCGATGAAACAACCGCACGATACACAGGTCGGCTGGCAGGTGTTAGTGCGGAATCTCGACGATTTGACGACTGTCGCTGCCGATAAGGGCTACGACTGGGAGGAGATTCGTACGAGGTTGCGTGCGGAAAGTATCACGCCGCTGATTCCGCAGCGAGATCCTGGAATGCGGGGGTGGGCGAGAAATTTGCTCATCAAGGATCGGGCGTATCACCAGCGGTCGAACGCTGAATCGGTGTTTTTCGGTCTCCGGCGCAGATACGGCGATACGCTCTGGTCGAGAACCTGGTTCGGTCAATTCCGTGAACTTGTCATGAAATCCGCCGTCCGCAACATCGAACGCGCAATAGAGGACTTACACCCGTGA
- a CDS encoding SDR family NAD(P)-dependent oxidoreductase — translation MRLENKTALITGAASGIGQATAERFAEEGARVIVTDIDSDDGQELAEALTADGAEAEFSDLDVTDSEAFHTVVDAVAETHGLDIIVNNAGVGHPSARLEDTDDSARDFVIDVNIKGVWNGCHAALPHMKEQGRGAIVNVGSLASILGLPKQAAYSLSKGAVLNLTRAIAAEAGPYGVRANTVCPGFTDTSLLEQYLAAQDDPEAVREAMAEEYPLKRLGEPEEIADAILFLASDESSFVSGHGLVVDGGFSTC, via the coding sequence ATGCGACTCGAGAACAAGACAGCGCTTATCACGGGTGCCGCGTCGGGTATCGGGCAGGCGACGGCCGAACGGTTCGCCGAGGAGGGTGCACGAGTGATCGTGACGGACATCGACAGCGACGACGGGCAGGAGCTCGCCGAGGCCCTCACGGCGGACGGTGCGGAGGCCGAGTTCTCCGATCTCGATGTTACCGACAGCGAGGCGTTCCACACGGTCGTCGACGCCGTTGCCGAGACGCACGGTCTCGACATCATCGTCAACAACGCGGGGGTCGGCCATCCCTCCGCTCGACTAGAGGACACCGACGACTCGGCGCGTGACTTCGTCATCGATGTCAATATCAAGGGCGTCTGGAACGGCTGTCACGCCGCCTTACCACATATGAAAGAGCAAGGCCGTGGTGCGATCGTCAACGTCGGGTCGCTGGCGAGTATCCTCGGACTGCCCAAGCAGGCGGCCTACTCGCTGAGCAAGGGGGCCGTATTGAACCTCACCCGTGCGATCGCAGCCGAGGCCGGTCCGTACGGTGTGCGTGCGAACACCGTCTGTCCGGGCTTTACGGACACCTCGTTGCTCGAGCAGTATCTGGCGGCCCAAGACGACCCCGAAGCGGTCCGCGAGGCGATGGCCGAGGAGTATCCACTCAAACGTTTGGGCGAACCCGAGGAGATCGCCGACGCCATCCTCTTTCTCGCGAGCGACGAGTCCTCGTTCGTCAGCGGCCACGGACTGGTCGTCGACGGCGGGTTTTCGACCTGCTGA
- a CDS encoding rubrerythrin-like domain-containing protein, with the protein MPHGQDVENDTSEISSEYECLQCGNIVRAETNPGECEECGGDFHNRAKSVE; encoded by the coding sequence ATGCCCCACGGCCAAGATGTCGAAAACGACACGTCAGAGATCAGCTCCGAGTACGAGTGTCTCCAGTGTGGGAACATCGTCAGGGCCGAGACCAACCCCGGCGAATGTGAGGAGTGTGGTGGCGACTTCCATAACCGAGCCAAATCGGTCGAGTAA
- a CDS encoding ferredoxin: MSDDGIQRASDVGSSDAPPIEEKPYKIIFEANKCFGAGKCAEVSDNWEMSIKSGIAQPTTYFFGEEDLEHNVRAAEVCPAKKDDGCIHVIDRRTDEEIAPDPHGDGSLSVDW; this comes from the coding sequence ATGAGCGACGACGGTATTCAACGCGCGAGCGATGTCGGCTCGTCGGATGCACCGCCGATCGAGGAAAAGCCCTACAAGATCATCTTCGAGGCCAACAAGTGCTTCGGCGCGGGCAAGTGCGCCGAGGTCAGCGACAACTGGGAGATGTCGATCAAATCCGGCATCGCCCAGCCGACGACGTACTTCTTCGGCGAGGAGGACCTCGAGCACAACGTCCGTGCAGCAGAGGTCTGCCCGGCGAAAAAAGACGACGGCTGTATTCACGTGATCGACCGCCGAACCGACGAGGAGATCGCGCCCGATCCCCACGGCGACGGCTCGCTGAGCGTCGACTGGTAA
- the malA gene encoding alpha-amylase MalA, producing MEHPGPPQFTAVGAAVDLAPRNPDPAATYDWHIIDAPSESTLTLESDPVLEFVPDAPGTYTLGLEGPAGTHRLTVRAFPESRQPTSSEGGSGEYGFAGAYADPGVEGETSRPRIQLSGRLEGDIVVLEAAARSAPDSDVPDVELDVEFVADDRDPLETEDITVRGQDARIDREAIGDRSRVHAVAVGTTHSVADAVAIERTADGVVVDSLYEPPAWSSDVTLYEVFLRSFAPDDEPTFEAIEAQLPELADLGVDCLWLSPVLQHDGFPHGYNITDFFSIADDLGTRAEFEAFVDACHDHGIRVLFDLVLNHSARDHEFYQRALEGDVEYRDWYEWEDEAANEPATYFDWPYIANFNYENLAVRRHLLEVVDEWAPVVDGFRCDMAWAVPTNFWQEIRDRVRAHDSEFLLLDETIPYIPDFHEGCFDVHFDTTLYFALREIGHGNMTADAVANAIEQRTEIGFPDHAAFLQYIENHDETRYVEDCGRPETEAAAGAIFTLPGTPLLYAGQEIGETGRRSPVDWDDADLELREYYRSLIRLREDRPELGRDGTFEPVDIEADLEGAVAYAREDDGQRSVVVLNFGPVAAEVSLPDRIGSTTDLRTGSDVGRSGGGLSVESCVVVDAPLSGETR from the coding sequence ATGGAGCATCCCGGACCACCGCAGTTCACCGCTGTCGGCGCCGCTGTCGATCTCGCACCGCGAAATCCCGATCCGGCGGCGACGTACGACTGGCACATTATCGACGCACCATCCGAAAGCACGCTCACGCTCGAGAGCGACCCCGTTCTCGAGTTCGTCCCCGACGCTCCGGGGACCTACACGCTCGGTCTCGAGGGCCCCGCCGGAACGCACCGCCTTACGGTTCGGGCCTTCCCCGAATCCCGGCAACCGACGTCGTCCGAGGGAGGGTCCGGCGAGTACGGGTTCGCCGGCGCGTACGCCGACCCCGGCGTCGAGGGAGAGACGTCCCGTCCGCGAATTCAGCTCAGCGGGCGACTCGAGGGCGACATCGTCGTTCTCGAGGCCGCGGCTCGATCGGCACCCGACAGCGACGTCCCCGATGTGGAACTCGACGTCGAGTTCGTCGCCGACGACCGCGACCCCCTCGAGACCGAGGACATCACCGTCCGCGGTCAGGACGCGCGGATCGACCGCGAGGCGATCGGCGATCGGAGCCGTGTCCACGCAGTCGCCGTCGGGACCACGCACAGCGTCGCCGACGCCGTCGCGATCGAGCGAACGGCCGACGGCGTCGTCGTGGATAGCCTCTACGAGCCGCCTGCCTGGAGCAGCGACGTTACGCTGTACGAGGTGTTCCTCCGATCGTTCGCACCCGACGACGAGCCGACCTTCGAGGCGATCGAGGCTCAGCTTCCGGAGCTGGCGGACCTCGGGGTCGACTGTCTCTGGCTCTCGCCCGTGCTCCAGCACGACGGCTTTCCCCACGGCTACAACATCACGGACTTCTTTTCGATCGCCGACGATCTCGGCACGCGAGCCGAGTTCGAGGCGTTCGTGGATGCCTGTCACGACCACGGGATTCGGGTGCTGTTCGACTTGGTACTCAACCACTCTGCGCGCGACCACGAGTTCTACCAGCGAGCGCTCGAGGGTGACGTCGAGTACCGGGACTGGTACGAGTGGGAAGACGAAGCCGCAAACGAGCCCGCGACCTACTTCGACTGGCCCTACATCGCGAACTTCAACTACGAGAACCTCGCCGTCCGTCGGCACCTCCTCGAGGTCGTCGACGAGTGGGCACCGGTCGTCGACGGCTTCCGCTGTGACATGGCCTGGGCCGTCCCGACGAACTTCTGGCAGGAGATCCGCGATCGGGTGCGGGCACACGATTCGGAGTTCCTGTTACTCGACGAGACGATCCCCTACATTCCGGACTTCCACGAGGGCTGTTTCGACGTCCACTTCGATACGACGCTGTACTTCGCCCTCCGAGAGATCGGCCACGGGAACATGACGGCCGACGCGGTAGCGAACGCGATCGAGCAGCGCACTGAGATCGGCTTCCCCGACCACGCAGCCTTTCTCCAGTACATCGAGAACCACGACGAAACGCGGTACGTCGAGGACTGTGGTCGCCCAGAAACCGAAGCCGCCGCGGGTGCGATCTTCACGCTTCCCGGCACGCCGCTGCTGTACGCCGGCCAGGAGATCGGCGAGACCGGACGCCGTAGCCCGGTCGACTGGGACGACGCCGACCTCGAGCTCCGGGAGTACTATCGCTCGCTGATCCGGCTTCGCGAGGACCGACCGGAACTCGGCCGCGACGGCACTTTCGAGCCCGTCGACATCGAAGCCGATCTCGAGGGCGCGGTCGCCTACGCACGCGAGGACGACGGCCAGCGTAGCGTCGTCGTCCTGAACTTCGGCCCGGTCGCCGCCGAGGTCAGCCTCCCGGACCGGATCGGCTCGACGACCGATCTCCGTACTGGCTCCGACGTCGGTCGCTCCGGCGGGGGGCTCTCCGTCGAGAGTTGCGTCGTCGTCGATGCGCCACTGTCGGGTGAGACGCGATGA
- a CDS encoding oxidoreductase → MGWTAADIPPQHDRTVIVTGANSGIGLETTREIARNGATVIMACRDTDRGEDAARDVRSDVPDADLRIEDCDLARLESIRAFADRLGDDPVDVLINNAGTMAIPRRETADGFETQFGVNHLGHFALTGLALENLRTDGSKPARVVTVSSGLHERGELEFDDLQSERDYDRWDAYSQSKLANVCFAYELERRFRAGGVNARSVAVHPGYADTRLQSRSVEDRGRVARAATRLANTVLAQSAERGALPTLYAATAPDVEGGGYYGPGGLMNMRGTPERQASSDRSYDRETARRLWTVSSDLTGVTYDLPEPTPKTRSS, encoded by the coding sequence ATGGGCTGGACTGCCGCCGATATCCCGCCGCAACACGATCGGACCGTCATCGTGACGGGCGCAAACAGCGGCATCGGTCTCGAGACCACCCGCGAAATCGCCCGGAACGGGGCGACGGTGATCATGGCCTGCCGGGACACTGACCGCGGCGAGGACGCCGCACGGGACGTCCGTTCGGACGTTCCGGACGCCGACCTCCGAATCGAGGACTGTGATCTGGCGCGTCTCGAGTCGATCCGCGCGTTCGCCGACCGCCTCGGTGACGACCCGGTTGATGTCTTGATCAACAACGCCGGGACGATGGCGATCCCACGACGGGAGACCGCCGACGGCTTCGAAACCCAGTTCGGCGTCAACCATCTGGGCCACTTCGCGCTCACGGGACTGGCGCTCGAGAACCTGCGGACAGACGGCTCGAAGCCGGCGCGCGTCGTCACCGTCTCGAGCGGCCTCCACGAGCGCGGCGAGCTCGAGTTCGACGACCTGCAGAGCGAGCGCGACTACGACCGGTGGGACGCCTACAGTCAGTCGAAACTCGCGAACGTGTGCTTCGCATATGAACTCGAGCGACGGTTTCGGGCGGGTGGTGTCAATGCGAGAAGCGTCGCAGTCCACCCCGGCTACGCCGACACACGACTGCAGTCGCGCAGCGTCGAGGACCGCGGCCGCGTGGCTCGAGCGGCGACGCGACTCGCGAACACGGTGTTGGCCCAGTCTGCCGAACGGGGCGCGCTGCCGACGCTGTACGCCGCGACCGCGCCGGACGTCGAAGGCGGCGGCTACTACGGTCCCGGCGGTCTCATGAACATGCGCGGCACACCCGAGCGACAGGCGTCGTCCGATCGCTCGTACGACCGCGAGACGGCCCGCAGACTATGGACCGTCTCGAGCGACCTCACCGGCGTCACCTACGATCTCCCCGAACCGACGCCAAAAACGCGGTCGTCCTGA